One Triticum dicoccoides isolate Atlit2015 ecotype Zavitan chromosome 3B, WEW_v2.0, whole genome shotgun sequence genomic window, CCTCTCAGACTGCATAATTGAATTACCTCAATATTATGTTGTATTCTATTCAATCTCATATATGCCGTTTCCATTACAAACAAATATCTTTCTTATTTCTCACAGTAACAATTCTCTCAACACATGCTCCACAGCACGACGACAACGAGCATCCGGAGAAATCATCTGCGGTAAGTTTGTGCGCTGTTCATAATGTTTAGTACGACTGGAAAGAAAACAACAACCTGTGGCTGCAGAGATCATAGTGTACAAAATGGTGGCGAAGGTTACATATAGGGGACTGCTATTGCTTTTTAGGCAAAATTCTGAGTGCTTTACGCAAGTGGTTGTCATACGTTCAGATTTGTATATTCTGTTGCTCTCGTTTCATTTGCAATAAGCTGACTTTGTTTCACTTTTGATTTCTGTTGGTTAGTAGTACATCCTAAAGATTGGTGATGGAGATGCTACCCAGTGCATGAGTGGATTCATAGCCATGGACATTCGTCCTCCCTGTGGACCTATCCGGTAAATTATGCGCGGCTTATGTTCTCAGAGCCTTCTGCTTTTATCTCCATTGACCTCTTCGTAGTGTACTATTGCACTCTCATAACACAGACGGTTTAGTAATTAAGGTTTCTTCATCTGTGAGATTTATCTGCAGTCGTTGGGAGCGCTAAACACCTCTGAAATACTGGAAGCGAATGTTCCACGAAACTGCTGTGCTGACTCTAACAGTGAGGACATGCTTGTGCGATGCGGAAAACGTCTTGCCTCGCGAGAGGGGACGCCGTACGTGTTATATACAGGGGTGCGAGACCCTGGTAGCGCATACAAGCAGTTACAAGCAGTTTAGATCTCGTACAGAGGGATTACAACTTGGAGATCCAGATAgctagagatagagtttgagagaaAGAGATAAACCTCCTATCCTAACTGCCAGAGGAAATACGTTACATGTAGCGCATTGAGTTGACACATACGGCTGCATATACGGctgtttaacaccctcccttaatcacaacttcatcaagttgagattatgcttgaagtCTTCAAAACTTCTTGTAGGCAAGGGCTTTGTGAATCCATCTGCAAGTTGATCTTTAGAATGCACAAAGCGTATATCAAGTTGCTTCTGAGCAACTCTCtctctgacaaaatgaaaatctatctcaatgtgttttgttctggcatggaacactggatttgCAGAGAGATACGTGGCTCCAAGGTTGTCACACCATAAACAAGGTGCCTGTTTACTTTGTATACCAAGTTCCTTCAACATGGATTGAACCCATATGATCTCTGCTGTGGCATTGGCCAATGCCTTGTATTCTGCCTCTGTGCTGGACCTGGAGATAGTTGCCTGTTTGCGTGCACACCATGATATCAAGTTAGGTCCAAAAATACTGCAAAACCACCAGTGAAACGTCTGTCATCAAGACAACCTGCCCAATCAGAGTCAGAGAATGCACTGACTAGAGTAAAAGGTGATTTGCTGAAGTTCAGTCCTAAGCTCAGAGTGTGCTTAACATATCGAACTATGCGTTTTGCAGCTGTCAGATGAACATTAGTGGGTGCATGGAGGAACTGGCAGACTTTATTAACAGCAAAAGAAATATCAGGCCTGGTAAGTGTGAGATACTGAAGGGCTCCTACCAGACTCCTGTATTTGGTGCTGTCTTCTTGACTTAAGGGTTCACCTTCTGCGAGGGAAAGTTTTTCTGAGTTGGATAATGGAGTGAGAGAGGGTTTACATCCTTGTAGCCCAGCTTTCTTGACCAAGTCAGTAGCATACTTTTCTTGAGAGAGAACAAGTCCATCCTTGTGTTTTttacctcaatcccaagaaaataatgCAAGTCACCAAGATCCTTTAGGGCAAAGTCTGCACTCAAATCCTTAAGAAGTCCTGTGATTGCTTCATCAGATGAGCTAGTcacgataatatcatcaacatatatgagaacaaatatgCATGTGTTGGACTTCTTGTAGATAAATAATGATGTGTCAGACTTAGATGGAACAAAACCAAGTGCTTGCATTTTGTGACAGAGACGAGCATACCACGCCCTTGGAGCTTGCTTTAGCCCATACAATGCTTTATCAAGCTTGCACACAAAAGAAGGAGCATTCTTACTCTCAaaaccaggaggttgtttcatgtacacttcctcttccagaacaccatggagaaaCGCATTCTGAACATCGAGTTGTCTGAGACTCCACCCTCTAGAGACAGCAATAGATAAGACAAGGTGAATAGTGGCCGCCTTTactactggactgaaggtgtcctcgtaGTCTATgccatacctctgtttgaagccTTTTGCAACCAATATAGCCTTATAACGATCAATGGTTCCATCGGCTTTCCTCTTGAtcctgaaaacccacttgcaatcgATCAAATTTTTACCTTGCTGTTGGGGAACCAGGTGCCATGTTTTGTTTTTCATCAATGCCATGTACTCTTCATGCATGGCTTTCTTCTACTTTTCATCACACAATGCTGCTTCAAGGGTGTTAGGCTCATCTGATTCACCTGTGGAACAAACCATACCATACTTGGTTATATGCTTGTAATTAACAGGTTGAATTACCCCTTATTGCAGCCGTGTACGTCGTGGTTGGGAAGCAACAGGATCGGTGGCCACAGAGGATCCTGCAGGCTGCTCATGTGTGACTACATCTGATCCCGATGAAGATGCTGCTTGATTTTCTGCGGCTGACTGTTGAAGTGGAACACGTGAATTTGCCGCAGAGGATCCCGCCGGAACATGTGCATGTGCATGCAGGTCAACATAGCGTGATGATGACGTATCCGCCCGAACCTCCGCGCCGGTCGGGCCCTCCCTGCGTCGCGCGTCACCGCGCCGCGTGTACGTCACCGGATTGGTGGCGTACCTCGTACCGCAGGTTGACGGGGACCGATGCGGGGCCGCCTCCGCCCGACCGCATGGGGATCGATGCGATAACGCGTCCGCCTGACCGCGCCTGTCACGTGGATTGGGGGACAGCgcggcgcccgcgcccgcgcctggGCCTGCTCCCACagctgtcgcgcctgctcccgcGGCTGTCGCTGCCCCGTCAGCATGGAAAAATCCCGAGGCGCCTGCACCTGCCGCGTTCGTAGGAACCGATCCCGAGGCGGATCCGATTTGCTGCAGATGGGCAGATCCCGAGGAGGATCTGTTTCCCTCGGGGAGGCACATGAAATATGGCTCAATAGGCGCTGTTttgtctgcattttctgcatctgcTTCTGTAGTTGCCGTGTTGCTTTGTTCTGTTGCATCAACACAAAACTTATGCACATCATTAGATGGGTTAGTCAATAGATCATCAATATTTTGTCCCCCTTGATCAAAACTAGTGAGATAAGAGGGCAAAAGAAGGATTTCTTTGCGAAGGAGTGCACCAGCATTGGGATGGAGGTCAGCAAACGGAAATTTTGTTTCATCAAAGACCACATCTCGTGAGATGTAGACACGGCCAGTGGAGACATCTAAACACTTGACCCCTTTATGATGTGCACTATACCCTAGAAAGACGCACTGTTTTGAGCGAAACATGAGTTTGCGGTTGTTGTAGGGACGAAGgttgggccaacatgcacacccaaacACACCGAGAGACTTATAGTCTGGTTTAGTGTGAAGAAGTCGTTCTACTGGAGTTTCATTGTTAATGACACGACTGGGTAGCATGTTGATAATATGAACAGCTGTGAGAAAAGCTTCGTCCCAGAACTTGAGAGGCATGGATGCCCCTGCCAAAAGAGCAAGACCAACCTCGACAATGTGCCTATGCTTGCGTTCGGCAGAaccgttttgttggtgagcatgcGGGCAGGACACATGATGTGAGATGCCAAGATTTTGGAAGAAGGAATTCAATTTTtcgtattcccctccccaatcagattggacagcaactatcttgctatcaaactttcGTTCAACTAGTGCTTGAAAGTTTTGGAAAACTTGAAACACATCGGATCTCTTTTTGAGGAGATATATCCACGAAaatttgctatagtcatcaataaaactGACGTAATAGGTGTGTCTACCAACGGAGGTAGGGGCTGGACCCCACACATTGGAAAAAATAAGTTGTAGAGGTTTAGTAGAAACACTAGTTGAGATGGGATACGGCAATTGATGACTTTTAGCtcgctgacatgaatcacaaatagtttcagcatgacgctcaccaacaaacgggagcttatttttcctaagcaacTTTTCTACTAAAGAAAAAGAGGCATGTCCTAGACGATCGTGCCATCGTGTGGACGAaagcttgatagcaccacaagcttgtttattGTATCTTTGAAACTCCGGAATCAACGGATAgagccctcgaacacatctacctcgatagaggatTTTCCTCGTGACCTAATCCTTAATCAAGAAGAAAAAAGGATGAAATTCGAGAAAAACATTATTATCAAGGGCAATTCTATGAACGGAAAGAAGATTTTTGTGTGCACTAGGAACATGCAAGATTTTCTTAATGTGTAGTTTTCGATTAGGGGTAAGAAATATAGAGTGACCAATGTGACTTATACCCATACCTTCTCCGCTAGCAGTATGAATTTGATCTTTGCCGCGGTATTTTTTCTTCATGGTGACCTTCTCAAGCTCGTTCGTGATGTGGTTTGTGGCACCGCTATCGACGTACCAATTGGTGTCAATACCGTAGGAACCATCAGTGGCAGCAGCTACCTTGTCATCATCTTGAGAGTCCTCATCCTCATCATAGCGGTACCAGCAATCCTTTGCTGTGTGACCTGGCTTCCCGCAGATTTGGCATTGCGGGGTCTCTGGACGCGTTCGGTTTCCTCCACCGCGCCCGCGCCCCGCGCCCGCGGCCACCCGAGCGCTGAGGAGAGTGGCCGCGATCGTTGCCGCCACCACCAGATCGCCCTTTGTAGCGCGGGGAGCCACGTGAGCGGGAGCCACCACCCCGGCCACGCGACGCCATGTTTGCGGAAGATTTGAACCCACCACTGGATCCACTGAACTGTGCCATGCGCTGGTCGAAGAGCTCATCGAGGGTTGCAGGAGTAACACGGGCGTCGAGGGCCGATACCAGTGGCTGGTAGTCCGCGTCCAACCCGTGGATGATGTACAAGAGAAGCTCGTCGTCCTGGATGGGCTTGCCCGCCGCGGCCAGCTCGTCGGCATAGCCACGCATGGCGGCGAAGTAGGAGGCAACCGAGAGGTTACCCTTCTGCGCGTTGATGAGGGAGGTGCGTATGTTGTTGATGCGACTCACCGATTGTGACGAGAACATGGCCGCGAGCGTCATCCAGAGCGCGCCCGCCGTGGTGACCGTGGTCACCGTGACCAGGACCTCCTTCGTGAGGTTATTCAGCAGGTAGCCAAGAACCTGCTGGTCCTCCCGAACCCATATagggtggagagggttgggcgaTGAAGTCTCCTTGCCCTCCTTGACGGTGACGAGGAGTTTGGCCGGCTCCGGGTTGGTGCCGTCGATGTAGCCGAAGACGCCGGCGCCGCGCAGCTGAGGTGTGATCTGCGTGCGCCATAGCACGTAGTTCGTGCGTGACAGCTTCTCTGTGACCTGATTGTTGGGGCTTGGAGAGAAGGCGCCGGAGGAAGACATGGCTAGGCTAGATTGGTTTGATAGAAGCTCTCGATGGGAAAAGGAAAGGCTCTGTTACCATGTGCGATGCGGAAAACGTCTTGCCTCACGAGAGGGGACGCCGTACGTGTTATATACAGGGGTGCGAGACCCTGGTAGCGCATACAAGCAGTTTAGATCTCGTACAGAGGGATTACAACTTGGAGATCAAGATAGCTAGAGATAGAGTTCGAGAGAAAGAGATAAACCTCCTATCCTAACTGCCAGAGGAAATACGTTACATGTAGCGCATTGAGTTGACACATACGGCTGCATATACGGCTGTTTAACAATGCTGTTGTAGGATCCTAGGCGATATATTCTTGGGAGCCCACCATGCTGTATTCGACTATGGCAACATGAAGGTTAGGTTCGCGAAGGCGGCATAGGGTCCCCCATGGTGGATCGATGAGCCGCAAAGCTGCCTAATCTTCAGGTCGGTTTCGTCTTCGTCAAAGCATGTATGTGCATATGTTACATGCTTAATAATAATTATGTGATCTGGGATAATAAACATGTCTGTTACGATTTGTCCAATATAATGAAGCAGGCTTCCATACTCATTATTTGCATATAAGCATGTTTCTCCTGAATCCCAACTGAAAAACGTGTCTACAACGTgtttttgttcatatctgtttaTTCACCTAAAATCATATTTGGGGTATCTCAGAAGACTCAAATTAGATCGATGTATTGAAACTGAAGGATGGTCGATTTGGTTGGGAGTAAAAACTGTAGGGTAATGCACTTTTTTTATATTGAGTTGTTTCTTGAACACAAATCCTTGGGAGAGGAAGAGTTTCTGATGCGGGCAAGGAATCAGATCTTCAGGTGACCACACATTCATTCAAACCAGGTGACCCATACTTCCTTTTATCTCCCTTGCATTCTTGATTTGGTTCACCTCCACTCCCATCCTAGCTTGCTCTTTTGGGTTCCTATAGGTTGGTTGCAAGGCAGTGAAGAACTGAAATACCGGAAGAGAACATTAGGAGATGATGCTAGAAGCTTGCTTGTGTGCTACCTGTTGTTGTCATTCGAAGGGGGAAGGAATGTGCATGTTCTCACTGAATAGAAAAAAGAGGCACTATGGTGAGAGTTTACTAAATGTAGAGTTGAATCCCTTTACCATAGTAGTTTAAATAGCAACCAGAAGTTATTTTCCTGAGCCAGCGATTAATCAATGCTAAAGCTGCTCCGCATATTAGTAAGAAATGTTGTATTTTAGTTAGAAAGTATAATTTCATTACTGAATCAGTGACCGATCAATGTTGAATTGGCTTCGAATATTTTGTGAAAGTTCATTGAATCACTTGTCTGAATCTTTATACGAACTATGATAATTTTAGTTGAAATAGGAGAGTGGAATGGGCGGCTCCCACCTGGCACCGCCCCAACTTTCTATCAAGAGGCGCCCCAAGAGGGCGCCCCAACCCCTAGTAGGAGGCAAGGCGGCTCTAACAGGGCGGCATGGTGAGGCTGTGCATGGCAGGGCCAGCAGTTTGGCCAAGTGGCAGAAGGCAGGGGAGAGGAAGGAGGCTATGAAGCAGAGGGCAAAAATGATCAAAgcaacaaagttttttaaccaacttACATATGTGGACGATGCTCATCGGCCGACTGAGAAAAAGATCCTCCTCTTCCAAGCCATTGGATTCGCACAGTACACTCTGTTTGATCAACTGTTCAGTGCGACCAGTCGGTTTGCAAAATAGACCATGTTGAGGTCGCTGCTTGCAATATACGCCATGTTGCGCTCGACGACCTGTGTCGCAGGTAAATGTTTGTAATATGCCCCATGTTGCAATCACCTTCAGCTTGCATAAGTTGCAACATGGCCATGTTGCGGTGACCCGTTGCGACTTGAATCTTGTTGCAGTCACCAATTGAAATATAAATCATGCCAGCAGCAACGACGGCAACACCTCTACCTTGCAGAATCCCTGCGGCGAGCTGTGACCTTCGTTGCGTTGCACTGCTCCTCTCCGGATAAGTTGTGTTGCAAAAGGGTAGCACGCGGTGTCGCTAGTGCAGCACTTAACATACGGTGGGCTCACATAACCCAATAGCTTCAGTTTTGATTGCTCTGCTGCTCCCTTCGTGCTCCGCTCGACTCGTTTTGCCTTTACCGTGAAGATGGTCAATTCAACAAAAACTAGCTGCTGCTGGTCCAGGGAAAACTGACCTAGTTTTTTAATAGATTTCAAAATTCTCGTGCATTAAGAAATGTCtacaatttggaaaatgttcacaattttctaAAAGAAGTTAATggattcaaaaaatgatcatgaatTTTCAAAATAATCATGAACGGTAAatggttcatgattttgaaaacctTTTAGAATTGAAAAGGATCCATCTGTAGGGTTTTTCAATCTTCAAGAAATTGAAAATATATATAAAATTTCAAAATGTTCATGGAATTTTAAATAAATTGGGAATTTAAAAGAATAGTTACAAAGTTTAGTAAATGCTGTAAATTTTAAAAGATCTCATAAAtttcatttttttgtgaaatttgaaaatgttcattatctttacaaaaatattcatgatatattTAAGAAAAGGCATTCATGGATTTATAAAATATGAAAATAGAAAACCtaaagagaaagagaaggaaacaaAATATTCGGACGAAAAACATGTTATAAAATGaataaaagaaacgggaaaacagaaCAAAAAGACGAAAAGGCTGAATTGCACAAAGATAGGTCGGTAAAAAAAACGTCGCAAACCCCGACCCTACActtgtcgtcgacgggaacgtctcctcccactgaatgcgcatcgacggaaatcctgaaatatatccaggaataaatgcgagcaccaggatttgaaccctgatgggctgggataccacaatccctctaaccatccaaccaccctTTGGTTAGCAAGAAAATCAGGATTGGTTAGTTAGACAGACGTATGTGCAGGAGATGGGGTCAAACTAGCCTTTGTACTAAAGAAAAAAAAAACATATGGGGCCGGCCTCTGCGTATACATAATACGTGTTCGCTTCAACTACTATGCTCCTAGCTAATTTCCTATCGCTCTGCACATCGATCTATCAATGGCAGATATCGAGAACCCCGACTGTACTGGTGGAGTCGTTGCGGCAGATATCCCGAACGCAAACCCTAATGGTAGCGTCGTCGCGGCACCGGAGCCCAGCCGGCATGCAGCGTGGAACGAAAGGTTGAACGAAATCATTAGCGGAAACCCTAACAGCCCAGGCGCCGGAGCGGAGGACGTCGCGGTAGCGGAGCCCGTGGAGCGAAGCAGATGGTGGATCTTATGCTCGTCTGAGGTGATCGGCTACTTCACTATGATTGCCGCTATATTTCTGCTCGGGATCCAAGACTTTTGGCCGATGGGCCCTGCGCGTGTCGCCATGATTGTTGTGGGGGCTATAGCTCTGTTTGTTGGGGGTGGTAGCTTCGTTTATGGCATGTTGTTTGGTTAAAGTTAGGGCGAATCTCGCCATAGCATTGCTTCACGAGACTGCAGCGGCACCAAGAGTCATAGATCGATTAGTCCTCAGAATTACTTCCGCTTCCGTCCATGTATCTATCGCAGCAAACAATGTGTGCAATCATCTATTGGGAAGTATTccgtccgtcccataatgtaagacttttTTGACACCAGTGTAGCGTCaagaaacgtcttacattatggaacggaggaagtagttccGAAATTTATTTACATTTTTTGCAAAGGAAACACTACTCTTATTCTTCAAGTACTCCTTGATTACAATCAGCTAGCACAATGTGTGCGATACACGGAGGCGCATATTGCAGCCAACGCGGAGTACTAACATTAGCCTACATGGCAATATAACTGAAGGTAATTGAAATCACTTTTTGCTGATCCAAAATCGATCTCCCAATCGCTAATTGCTAGGGTTTCCTCCCGCCGCTATGCCTCGCTGCATCCCCAATCCCAATTGCCAACCGGCAGGCGCTCTTCCTGCTTTGCCGGCGCTAGGAGACTACTAAGGCAAAGACGCAAAGCTGCTCTCATGGTGTTAGCCGCCCTGTTGATTCCGCCATCCATCCAACGCCCTGTGTGTCATTGAGTCCGTCGAGTTACTTGTGTATATTTGCATGATCCAAGGCTCCCTTGAAAAGGTACCCACATATACTATTCCTAGTAGCTCGTTCATTCTTTTTTATGTATTACGACGTAGCAGCCTATTAATCAAAGCATGTAAGACAATATGTTAAGTTACTAATTAGACATTTTCATTTAAAAACCAATAAACATTGCTGCTAATTGATATCCTTCCATTACCTACTTAAAATTTTCAGTTGCATGTTTGATCTATATTCGGTGCAATAATTTATGAGCTAAGTTTTGGATTCTATACGTAAGNNNNNNNNNNNNNNNNNNNNNNNNNNNNNNNNNNNNNNNNNNNNNNNNNNNNNNNNNNNNNNNNNNNNNNNNNNNNNNNNNNNNNNNNNNNNNNNNNNNNNNNNNNNNNNNNNNNNNNNNNNNNNNNNNNNNNNNNNNNNNNNNNNNNNNNNNNNNNNNNNNNNNNNNNNNNNNNNNNNNNNNNNNNNNNNNNNNNNNNNNNNNNNNNNNNNNNNNNNNNNNNNNNNNNNNNNNNNNNNNNNNNNNNNNNNNNNNNNNNNNNNNNNNNNNNNNNNNNNNNNNNNNNNNNNNNNNNNNNNNNNNNNNNNNNNNNNNNNNNNNNNNNNNNNNNNNNNNNNNNNNNNNNNNNNNNNNNNNNNNNNNNNNNNNNNNNNNNNNNNNNNNNNNNNNNNNNNNNNNNNNNNNNNNNNNNNNNNNNNNNNNNNNNNNNNNNNNNNNNNNNNNNNNNNNNNNNNNNNNNNNNNNNNNNNNATATTCGATTCATGCTCCGCCCCTGCATGGTGTGTAGTCAGCGGGGAGACCTAGAGCCACCCGTCTATGACCATCAAAACACATAACGTACTACTGAAAGTCATGACGAACGTCGAGATGACGCTAGCGGTCAAAGGAAAGCCAATACATGGGTAGGAGTAAAGAGGAGATAGATGAGAACAAGTGGTAGGCGCAAAGGATGAGCCAGAGCGAAAGACGGTGTTTCCTACGATCGCACGCGCTCGTATGTCATATGGCCCCAGGGGTACCCTCCGATCCACCACTACAAATACCATGAAGTGGCCAATGCCATAAACAACACGGAATATCGATGAAACCTCCATCTTAGTCATCCAcatcaaccctagccgccgccatttcCCATCTACATCTCCATAGCCGCCACCATCTCCACCATGTAGTACTCAGCCAACTAGACATACTTTGTAATTGTATATCACATTCGGCATCCATTGTAAGACAATTATCGATAAACCAATCTCCACGACACGTTCTTCAATGATttctccatgtgtgagtagttcgatAAGGTCGTGGGTTGAGGCATAGACCTACAACCAGATGTATCTGATGGAGGGATCGATGGAAGTACTTTGAATTAACGTCCTGTATGTGTAAGATAAAATTTCTTCATAGTTATCTCTTGTCTGAGGTGATCGGCTACTTCACTATGATTGCCGCTATATTTCTGCTCGGGATCCAAGACTTTTGGCCGATGGGCCCTGCGCGTGTCGCCATGATTGTTGTGGGGGCTATAGCTCTGTTTGTTGGGGGTGGTAGCTTCGTTTATGGCATGTTGTTTGGTTAAAGTTAGGGCGAATCTCGCCATAGCATTGCTTCACGAGACTGAAGCGGCACCAAGAGTCATAGATCGTCTAGTCCTCAGAATTACTTCCGCTTCCGTCGATGTATCTATCGCAGCAAACAATGTGTGCAATCATCTATTGGGAAAGTAGTTCCCAAATTTATTTATTTGCGTCACAAGCATCACACGGCTATGCAAACATTTTTCCCCCCAAAGGAAACGCTAATCTTATTCCTCAAGTACTTGATTACAATCAGTTAGCACAACATATTTCAGCCAACGCGGAGTACTAACATTAGCCTGCATGGCAATATAACTGAAGGTAATTGAAATCACTTTTTGCTGATCCAAAATGGATCTCCCAAGGGGTAATGAACTAATGATGGATCCCCTTCCTCCCCTctcgccctccccctcctctcgccctccccctcctctcgccCTAGCCGCCCAGTTCCCCTCCCCTGCTCGCCGGCCGGGGTCCGGCCTTCATCCTCTCCCCTCGCCGGTCCCCACTCCCTCCCCTCTCCTGCCTCCTCGCCGGTGGTGCTCTCCCCTCCGCCTTCTCCGCTGCCTGTGCTTGGATCTCGTTTCTGGGCTCTTGTGTCCGATGAGGTTGAGTCGCGGTCGGATGCCTCTTCCCCCCGTTGCCCTGTGCCCTGCCTTGGGGGGGTGGCGCAGCCCCTCGCCGCTCCCCGCTCCCGCAAGTTTGCGCCTGGGGGCCGGGGCCAgtcggtggcggcggcttcggCGGCGGATGGCTGGATCCGGGTTTCTCGCCGACGGCGCAAGTCCGGTAAGTTTCTCGTTGCTTCCCCTGGTCCTGGTATCCTGGGCTCTGCTCCTGTTGGGGAGCTTGGAggctccccatccccatccccctctCCTGTTTCCTCCTCGGCGGCCGTGTCGCCGGCGGCGGTGACGGCGGGGCCGCTGGTGGCGCTGGCGTCGTGTGTCCTAGATCTCGCTTTCGCCTCGGTGGCCTACGGGCCGCGGGCCGAGCCCCTTCGTGGGCTTGTTGGGCCTCTCGCTCCGTCGCTGCCTAGCGGGCCTACCCCTCCTCCCCCTCTCTCGTTAGTGGCTGATTTCCCCTCTCTTGTCTCTTCCGGCCCAATTAGGCCCGTCGGCTTGGATCCTGTCCCCCATCCCCCTTCAGCCCACCATGCGCATCGGGCCCAGGTGGGCACAGCTCGGTCGGGCTATATCTGGGTACCCCGCGGCTCGTCTCCCCCTCTGCTAGGGTTTCCGGCTTCTTCTTCTGATCCGTGCCGTCACCGTCTCCCCATACGTCGCCTCGTCAGATCTAGACTTCGCCACCCCTTCTCCTTCCTTTCGCTGTGGTGCTCACCATGGATAAGTCGCGGGGCTCTTCCAGCGAGGCAGTCCCGGGCAGCAAGCGCCGTCGTGAGGACTCCCCTGCCTCCGCGGTGGATCTGGAGCTCGAGGCTTCGCTCCGCTCCAAGCTGGAGGCGGAGCAGGCGGCTCGCGAGCAGGTGGCTCGTGATCGCGCGGCCTGGGCTTCGGGTCCGGAGTGGCTGCAGCGCTCGGAGAGGGAGTGCGTGCCTGGATCTGGTCCGCAGGGATCTGGATCTAGCCCTTCCCTCTCTCCGGTGCTGGACctgtgggaggtggcggcggcctcCGGCGGTGGGGGTTCTTCTTCATCTGCCTCCTTGCCTGCTCCGGGCGTGGGGCGTGGTTCGTCTGCTCCGTCGCGTTTCCCCCCTCCTCCTCGCCCGGCTGGGGTCGGTGCTGGATCTCGTCCGCCGCCCCGGTCCTTCGCAGGGCCGACGCGTCGGCCACCCGGCCCGGTCTCTGGGGTGCCTCCCTCCTCGGGGATGGGGGATGGGCTTCTTCCCCCTCCTTCGTCTCTCCCGCAATCCTACCCTTCCTCCGCTTCCCAAAGCAACCCTTCTGCACTCACGTGCTTCGCTTGCCACAGACCTGGCCATTTCCAATCTCGCTGCTCCAACCCTCCTTTCTGCTTGATCTGTCGCTCTGATGGTCACCTCACGGTCAACTGCTTGAATAGGCAGAAGCCTCCCTCGGTCCTTCAGTTTGGCTCGGGCCTCCCTGGTTGTGCCTTTTTCTCTTTCGACAGAGACTTGCCTGTCCTGGAGACGGTTCCCGCCCTGTCTAATGCTGCGATTGTCACGGTGAAGGATCAAAAGATTTCGCCCCAAACTCTTCTGGATGGGCTG contains:
- the LOC119282410 gene encoding aspartic proteinase oryzasin-1-like; amino-acid sequence: MLYSIQSHICRFHYKQISFLFLTVTILSTHAPQHDDNEHPEKSSAYILKIGDGDATQCMSGFIAMDIRPPCGPIRILGDIFLGAHHAVFDYGNMKVRFAKAA